In Akkermansia muciniphila, one DNA window encodes the following:
- the pyk gene encoding pyruvate kinase — MNIPSRPRATKIICTIGPATDTSDMLGQLIEAGANVFRLNMSHSQHDWVREVVFRIRRKAAELKANVAILFDLQGPSIRTGDLVEPYHLKKGDTMEIRLGTAKPELPFSTTVNYDGLLQDVQAGHTMVVDNGGILMRIAEVRPDRLICDVLTEGVFGSRRHINLPGVALRLPALTEKDLADLAVAVECETDYVAMSFVRDAAHIAQLREHIDNLGGKAQIIAKIEDQQAIRHIDDIILAADVIMVARGDLGIEVSIEELPIIQRRIIRHCHRLGRRCIVATHMLESMITQPTPTRAEVTDVSNAIFEQVDAVMLSGETSVGHYPVRCVEVLDSIAHRMERSGNLNFAASAILNGDRQKATKAAISLADSVENACLVVFTRRGLAATQAAVLRPERAAIFAFSNDPVVVRQLALARDVTAFESPFLKDPARMISTALDLLKEKGLISSGQPVVIQGDSLQGELLADSIIFMRVE, encoded by the coding sequence ATGAACATACCCTCCCGGCCTCGGGCCACCAAAATCATCTGCACTATTGGACCCGCAACAGACACTTCCGACATGCTGGGCCAGCTTATTGAAGCCGGAGCCAACGTCTTCCGGCTCAATATGAGCCATTCCCAGCACGACTGGGTTCGGGAAGTCGTCTTCCGCATCCGCCGGAAAGCTGCGGAACTGAAAGCGAACGTGGCCATCCTCTTTGACCTCCAGGGGCCTTCCATCCGCACGGGAGATCTGGTTGAACCCTACCATTTGAAAAAGGGAGACACAATGGAAATCCGCCTGGGCACGGCCAAGCCGGAACTTCCTTTTTCCACCACGGTAAACTATGACGGCCTCCTGCAGGACGTTCAGGCGGGCCATACCATGGTGGTGGATAACGGAGGCATCCTCATGCGCATTGCGGAAGTGCGCCCGGACAGGCTTATCTGCGACGTGCTCACGGAAGGCGTATTCGGCTCCCGCCGCCACATCAACCTGCCCGGCGTAGCACTGCGGCTCCCGGCCCTGACGGAAAAAGACCTGGCGGATCTGGCCGTGGCCGTAGAATGCGAGACGGACTACGTAGCCATGTCCTTTGTCCGGGATGCCGCCCATATTGCCCAGCTCCGGGAACATATCGACAACTTGGGAGGCAAAGCCCAGATCATCGCAAAGATTGAAGACCAGCAGGCTATCCGCCACATTGACGATATCATCCTGGCCGCAGACGTCATCATGGTCGCGCGCGGAGACCTGGGCATTGAAGTCAGCATTGAAGAACTGCCCATCATCCAACGCCGCATCATCCGCCATTGCCACAGGCTGGGACGCCGCTGCATCGTGGCAACGCATATGCTGGAATCCATGATCACCCAGCCTACGCCCACCCGTGCGGAAGTCACGGACGTTTCCAACGCCATCTTTGAACAAGTGGACGCCGTCATGCTTTCCGGGGAAACCTCCGTGGGCCATTACCCCGTACGCTGCGTGGAAGTGCTGGACTCCATCGCCCACCGTATGGAACGCTCCGGCAACCTCAACTTCGCGGCATCCGCCATCCTGAACGGAGACCGTCAGAAAGCCACCAAGGCAGCCATCTCCCTGGCGGACTCCGTGGAAAACGCCTGTCTGGTCGTCTTTACCCGCCGCGGCCTGGCCGCCACGCAGGCAGCCGTCCTCAGGCCGGAACGGGCGGCCATCTTCGCCTTCAGCAATGACCCTGTCGTTGTCAGGCAGCTCGCCCTGGCTCGAGACGTAACCGCCTTTGAATCCCCCTTCCTGAAAGATCCGGCCCGCATGATTTCCACCGCTCTGGACCTGTTGAAGGAAAAAGGGCTGATCTCCTCTGGTCAGCCTGTCGTCATCCAGGGGGACAGTCTG